TGCGCACCGATTGGCCGAGACTCAGCCAGGCAGTTGGGGACTGGCGGGTGGGCAGCGTGCCGACCTTTCCCTTGCCGGCGGAGGAGTTTGACGTGGCCGTGATCTCGCAGACGTTGTGATGAATCCGCGGCCAGGACGCCGTGCGCGTCCAGACGGGTGTGCTGATGAAGGTGCACAACGCGCTGCGGCCGGCGGGGCAATTGCTGATCCAGCTTCCCAAACAGGCCGATATGCGCATCGTGGTCCACGCCAGGGGGCTGCACCATGAGGAGCCGTTCCATGAGCTGCGCCTGCGCGAGATCGTGCGCGGCTGCAACGCCGCGGTGGACACCGTGGTCCAGTGGGGGCTGTTCGAGCTGGCCACTCAGGGCTCGGGGTCACACTGCGACGAGTTCGAGTCGGTAACGGCCTGGGCGGATAGCGAGGAGCCGTTCTGCGCGGACCTGGAGGAGCTGGCGGCGATTCAAGCTCGGCTGAGCGCGTTGGTAGGGAGGCGGCGGCACAAGGTCAAAGAGTACTGGCAAGAGGACGGGTTCCTGCTGCGCAAGAGGGTGTAGGGGGAAGGTCAAGGGCGGACACCGTTCGGTGCCCGCCCTTTGTTTGTGGCCGGAGGAGGGGGTGGCGGTGCTACCAACCTGTAAGTGTCGCTTACACGTTGCCGCTGCGGTGCAGAGCATTCTTCCTTCTGAGCTTGGCCAGGTCTAATGGAGGCCGGAGCGCGACCTCGGAGGGAACTATTCGGAATCTCCAGATAGTTGCGTCGCGCGGCAATGCGCCGTGTTGACAAATCAACAGGGGTGCCGTAGGTTTGGCCCGCGTCTGGGAAGAGTCGCTAAGCGTCTCTGCTCGGGGCTTTCTAGCCCAGGCCCAGTCGCTTTCATTTGGACCGGAGGCGGCGAACGGAGCGCCGATCCTGCCCTGACTCGGCCGCGACGGCCGGCGAGCAGCGCCAGTGACGAACGCCTTGCTTGAATGGCTACGCGGTAGCTAGAGCTTAACTCACCAGTTGGTCAAGCGATAGCACGAGCAACGTGAGCGACGCAACGGCATTAAGAGACTGCCATCGAACCGTGGTCTGGCCTTGGTTGCCGTAGAGCCTCTCGAGTTCTGCCGCGTTTTCCCTGTGGCGATGGACGTGGTGACCGCCGAGGATGCGATATTGGAGCGGTGGTAGGCATCTGCGCAGGGTCAGATGCTCGGCGAGAGTGCGGCCGGAACCATGGGTGCTGTCCATCGTCCTCGCCCCTTGGTCGCAGCGAGGACTGTGCGGAGTCAAAGCTAGAGATAATCCTTCAAGAGTGACCGGAGCACCGTAACTGCCTGTTCAAGGCTGTTCGGGTCAAGTGGCTTATGGAACCTTGGATCCAGTATCTCCCTGTTCACCCGGCGCTCGCCTGCCAGCAGCGTGATGATATGTAGGTGAACGTCGAAGTACGAGAGAAGCGTATGAGTCGGAAAACTGCCAAGAGTGAGCGGGCTGCTAATCTCACTGTAGTCGCCGCCGAGCATGCTCTCAAGCTGGATGAGCACGCAGCGGAGGCTGGGATGAACATGCTTCAGCAAGGCAAAGTCGACCAGAACGCGCTTCATCATGGCATTCTCGGCGTAGGCCTTGCTTTCGATCGCCATCACGAGGGTCTCATCGACACAGACCGGAACGTCCATTTTCTGTTCATAGACGTACTTGTGGATGTGCTTCTTGATGTAGTCTGCGAGTTCGGGATTCTCGAGGCGGCTCAGATAGGCCTCGTGCAGCGGGATCCTCACCGGAGCATGCACAAAAGTGAGTCGTGCTTCAGCCCCTCCCAACCGGTCCCAAGCATTCTGGACGAGGCTGCGGCACAGTTTCTCGACGAACTTGCCTTTGATGGACCTGATGATGCCGGCCCTGGCGCGGCTGGGATGCGCCTGTAGTTCCGCGGCGACCGCCTCCACAAGATTCTCGTATTCGTTGATGATGTCGTCGAACGCAAGCGCCATTCACAGCCTCCTTCTAGAGCAAGAGCGACGAGAGGCGCCTCTCGGCGGATCGGCAGTATTCAGGTGAGATGTCGATACCCACAAAGCGTCGCTGCAGCTTCTTCGCCACCACAGTCGTGGTTCCCGCTCCGTTGAAGGGGTCCAGAACCACGTCCTTCTGGAACGAAAAGAGCTTCAACACCCGCGATGCTAGTTCTTCTGGGAACATCGCCGGGTGGCCGTATTTTTTCATGTCTCGCTCGGGAGCTATGCTCCACTTTGCCACGACCCACTTCTTGAATTCGTCCGCCGTGACGTCAGCGTCGGCAGGGTCTCCGGCCTTCTTCAGGGTACCCTTGCAGAACACCTCAAGGAACTCCCAAGTGTACTTCAGGTAGGGGTTGCTTGGACTTCGCCAGCTTCCCCATGCGGTGTATTTGCAGTTGTAGTTATTCTTCTCCCAGAGAATCTCCCCCTTCCACATCAGTTTCTTGGACATGAGATAGTTGCTGATAACGTGATGCGAGGGGATGTAGTCCGAGAATAGAGGCTGCACGTTCACTACTATCCGACCGCCGTACTTCAGCACCCGGACGCACTGGTCCAGCACGCGGAAGAGACCCTCGAAGTAGTTGGGCCAGTAGGACGAGTCCTGATTGTCGGCGTAGTCAAGACCAAAGTTGTACGGGGGCGAGGTGAAGACAAGGTCAACACAGTTGTCGGGGAATGTGGCGAGAACTTGAGCGCTGTCGCCACAGATGATCCGGTTTGTGAGATTCTCCGGGAGATCCACGTTTGCTGCGTCAAAGCCATTTCCATCGGCGTAATAGTATCGCGCCCTGTTCTCGACCTTGGCGTGGCGATTCAGCACTTTTCGCTCACTGGCGTAGCCTACGTAGACTCGCTTCTTGCCGTTGATGCCGTAGCTTCGAATCGACTCTATCTTGGAAGAGAGCTCCGTCAGCAGCCTCGCTGCCTGACTGTTGGAATTGGGTTCCGGAGAATCAGCAAGTCGTTGCACCGCCGTCCGAAAGCGCGCAAAATCAAGCGACATCAAACTGACAGTCAGGCAGGAGTCAGCAAGCTGATGAGCGATGTCGTCGGGCGGGAACTGCGCGAAGACCCGGCCAATCAGCTCGGTGTCTACTGGGCTGATGGGGTCATGTATATCAATCTGAATGATGCGAGCGTCATGGGATGCAGGCGTCACTGACACGCCGCGCATAGATTCACTGACTGCTTTGCGCATGTCCAACTACCTCCTTGCTCTCCGTAGGCCGCTTGAGAAGAATCGCCAGCAAGTTCACCCCACGGACCTAACACCGTCCGTCAATCGTCGAAGTTGGTGGCTTCCCGTCGCGAATCCGGGCGAGTTCTGCCGCCGCGTCAGGTCAAAAACGCGCAGCTGAACGGTCGCGGAGTAGCGAGTCTCGCTCCACGCTCGCTGGCATGCGCTAATGACCTTGCCGCATCCAGCCTCCGAGCGTGATGCTGCATGCCTTCGCACGGTTATGCGTCACCAGTAGTATAGACAATCCCCCGATGTCGTCAACGCGACCGCAGCAGGCAATCTGGCTGCCGTGATTTGCAGGTCCAGGGTGACTCGGCGTCTGATGGCCGTGGAGACTCGTCAAGCAACATAACCCGATGCCCAAGCCCTGCGTTCCGCAGAGTCTAGCCTGGGTAGGGTGCTTGTCCCCAGGTCGCCGCGCTCGTTCGGTTCCCTTTACTCCTTCTCAATCTCCAGCACGACCTCCGCCGCCTCCGCTGTAGCATCGATCGCGCGGCGGGCCTGCCGGGCATCGCCAATCACCCAGTAGGGGATACCCAGCTTTTCGCAGGCCTGGTCGATGGCGGAGTGATCCACTGCCCGCGAGCCGACGGCAATGACCACGTGGTCGGCGGGGATCTCTTGCTGGCACCCACCGCACTCGACCACGACCGCCCCGGGCTTGATGGCCAGGCATTTGGTGTCGACCATCGTGCACACGCCCTCACGCTCGAGG
Above is a window of Chloroflexi bacterium ADurb.Bin180 DNA encoding:
- the yhdJ_1 gene encoding DNA adenine methyltransferase YhdJ; this translates as MRKAVSESMRGVSVTPASHDARIIQIDIHDPISPVDTELIGRVFAQFPPDDIAHQLADSCLTVSLMSLDFARFRTAVQRLADSPEPNSNSQAARLLTELSSKIESIRSYGINGKKRVYVGYASERKVLNRHAKVENRARYYYADGNGFDAANVDLPENLTNRIICGDSAQVLATFPDNCVDLVFTSPPYNFGLDYADNQDSSYWPNYFEGLFRVLDQCVRVLKYGGRIVVNVQPLFSDYIPSHHVISNYLMSKKLMWKGEILWEKNNYNCKYTAWGSWRSPSNPYLKYTWEFLEVFCKGTLKKAGDPADADVTADEFKKWVVAKWSIAPERDMKKYGHPAMFPEELASRVLKLFSFQKDVVLDPFNGAGTTTVVAKKLQRRFVGIDISPEYCRSAERRLSSLLL